A stretch of the Marivirga tractuosa DSM 4126 genome encodes the following:
- a CDS encoding ATP-binding cassette domain-containing protein codes for MSENLLKALLELFAIIAKEGTVTEDERNNVKKFLTDTLSEESAAHHLTMFDQYAQSIEGNDKNEKIARICKKINEEFTYPQKIILALQLIELILADGEIAEEETKILDDVSGKIRLSPELIAYIQAFALAKNIEDFESDKFLIVAENNHKVPAPTYFIQEDHLDGFLAVLKLSGTEMYFVKYLGNTQLSMNGIPLRKNAITLFPSGSTIKGEKSQTVFYSDVASHYKTDSSSSNISFVAENISFTFPNGHKGLHNVNIAEDTGRLVGLMGASGSGKSTLLNVLNGNEKPTEGKVEINGINIHENPDAIKGTIGYVPQDDLLIEELTVYENLYYASKLCFDDKTEAEIEELVSNTLASLGLSETKHLKVGSPLDKTISGGQRKRLNIGLELLREPSVLFVDEPTSGLSSRDSENIMDLLKELSLKGKMVFVVIHQPSSDIFRMFDKLVILDVGGFQIYYGNPVEAVLYFKNQINTIDKDQAACIECGNVNPEQIFNIIETKVVNEYGKATDERKISPKKWFSLFENQLNIPKVENPDPLPEPELRIPSWAKQVGLFFRRDFKSKLANKQYLLINLLEAPILAMLLAYIIRYYPENENNEYLFIDNLNIPAFFFMSIIVALFMGLTVSAEEIIKDRKILKRESFLHLSRSSYLFSKIGILFLFSAVQTFTYVIIGDLILEVDGMSLTYWAILFSTACFANMLGLNISAAFNSAITIYILIPILLIPQLILSGVVVKFDNLNPQITTPDQVPLVGELMASRWAFEASMVAQFKSNEYTKPFFELEKQMAQSEYKTVYYLPKLKSKLDFLKNNIEKRDNPEFENALNLLRREIGLELEIVGEDKFDAFHKLTIEKFDSWTADKTEVFLNTLGRFYNNFFNEANTKKEKAIFMLTQSPEKKKQFEYLRDNYYNKTVANLVKNTNDPNRIIEYDGRLIQKIYPVFMEPQPDHALDFRTQFYAGEKYFGGYIFNTLQFNLAVIWLMSIILFVMLYYDVLRKIVAFKKPF; via the coding sequence ATGAGTGAAAATCTACTAAAAGCCTTACTCGAGTTATTTGCCATCATTGCCAAGGAGGGCACTGTTACCGAAGATGAGCGAAATAATGTGAAGAAGTTTCTTACTGATACCCTTTCAGAAGAATCTGCAGCACATCATCTTACAATGTTTGATCAATATGCACAATCAATTGAAGGCAATGATAAGAATGAAAAAATCGCTCGTATCTGTAAAAAAATTAATGAAGAGTTTACCTACCCTCAAAAAATCATATTGGCTCTCCAATTGATTGAACTGATTCTAGCTGATGGCGAAATTGCTGAAGAAGAAACCAAAATACTTGACGATGTCAGTGGAAAAATCAGGCTCTCTCCTGAACTTATTGCATACATTCAAGCCTTTGCGCTAGCCAAAAACATTGAAGACTTTGAGTCTGACAAATTTCTAATAGTAGCAGAAAATAATCATAAAGTTCCCGCCCCTACTTATTTTATCCAAGAAGATCATTTGGATGGCTTTTTGGCAGTGTTGAAGCTTTCAGGAACTGAAATGTACTTTGTAAAATATCTGGGGAATACTCAACTCAGCATGAACGGTATTCCACTTAGAAAAAATGCCATTACCCTCTTCCCTTCTGGGAGCACAATAAAAGGTGAAAAATCACAAACCGTATTCTATAGCGATGTAGCGAGCCATTATAAAACCGATAGCAGTTCGTCAAACATATCGTTTGTGGCTGAAAATATTAGTTTCACATTTCCAAATGGGCATAAAGGTCTTCATAATGTAAACATTGCAGAGGATACAGGTAGATTAGTAGGACTAATGGGTGCATCAGGTTCAGGTAAATCTACTTTGTTGAATGTCCTGAACGGAAATGAAAAGCCTACGGAAGGCAAAGTAGAAATCAATGGAATTAACATCCATGAAAATCCAGATGCTATTAAAGGAACAATCGGTTATGTACCCCAAGATGATCTATTGATAGAGGAGTTAACCGTTTATGAAAACCTGTACTACGCTTCTAAACTGTGCTTTGACGATAAAACAGAAGCTGAAATTGAAGAATTAGTATCCAATACTTTAGCTTCATTGGGACTATCAGAAACCAAACATTTGAAAGTTGGATCCCCTTTGGACAAAACCATCAGTGGTGGACAAAGAAAAAGACTGAATATTGGACTTGAATTATTGAGAGAACCATCCGTTCTTTTTGTAGATGAACCCACCTCTGGATTATCTTCCAGAGATTCAGAAAATATCATGGATTTGCTGAAAGAGCTAAGCTTGAAAGGCAAAATGGTTTTTGTGGTAATCCATCAACCTTCTTCTGATATTTTCCGCATGTTTGATAAGCTCGTGATTTTAGATGTTGGAGGCTTCCAAATCTATTATGGTAATCCGGTTGAAGCCGTTTTATATTTCAAAAACCAGATCAATACCATTGATAAAGATCAGGCGGCATGTATTGAATGTGGAAATGTAAATCCTGAGCAGATTTTCAATATCATTGAAACCAAGGTGGTGAATGAATATGGAAAAGCTACCGATGAAAGAAAAATCAGTCCAAAAAAGTGGTTTAGCCTGTTTGAAAATCAACTTAACATCCCAAAAGTTGAGAATCCAGATCCATTGCCAGAACCCGAACTAAGAATACCAAGTTGGGCAAAACAAGTTGGCCTATTTTTCCGAAGAGATTTTAAATCCAAATTAGCCAATAAACAATATTTGCTAATTAACTTATTGGAAGCTCCAATTTTAGCAATGCTATTGGCGTACATCATTCGATACTATCCTGAGAATGAAAATAATGAGTATTTATTTATAGACAATCTAAATATTCCAGCCTTTTTCTTCATGAGCATAATTGTAGCCTTATTTATGGGGCTAACTGTCAGTGCGGAAGAAATTATCAAGGACCGAAAAATATTAAAGCGAGAATCCTTTTTGCACTTGAGTAGAAGCAGCTATTTATTCTCTAAAATTGGGATTTTATTTCTTTTTTCTGCTGTTCAAACTTTCACCTACGTAATAATAGGAGACCTAATATTGGAGGTTGATGGCATGAGTTTAACGTATTGGGCGATTCTATTCTCTACTGCTTGCTTTGCTAATATGTTAGGATTGAATATTTCTGCAGCCTTTAATTCAGCCATTACAATTTATATTTTAATCCCCATTTTGCTGATTCCACAACTAATTTTGAGTGGTGTGGTGGTGAAATTTGATAATCTTAATCCACAAATCACCACCCCCGATCAAGTGCCGCTAGTTGGTGAACTGATGGCTTCTCGATGGGCATTTGAAGCTTCAATGGTAGCTCAGTTTAAATCAAATGAATATACCAAGCCTTTTTTCGAATTAGAAAAGCAAATGGCTCAATCGGAATATAAAACGGTTTACTACTTGCCAAAACTGAAATCAAAATTAGATTTCCTGAAAAATAATATTGAAAAGCGGGATAACCCTGAATTTGAAAATGCATTAAACCTTTTAAGACGAGAAATCGGTTTAGAACTCGAAATTGTTGGAGAAGATAAATTCGATGCCTTCCATAAATTGACGATTGAAAAATTTGATAGCTGGACAGCTGATAAGACAGAAGTATTTTTAAATACTTTAGGTAGATTTTACAATAACTTCTTTAACGAAGCGAATACCAAAAAAGAGAAAGCAATTTTTATGCTTACTCAAAGCCCAGAAAAGAAAAAGCAATTCGAATATCTAAGGGATAATTACTACAATAAAACAGTTGCCAATTTGGTGAAAAACACAAATGACCCTAATAGAATTATAGAATATGATGGCAGATTAATTCAGAAGATCTATCCTGTATTTATGGAGCCACAGCCTGACCATGCACTGGATTTCAGAACACAGTTCTACGCAGGGGAAAAATATTTCGGAGGTTATATTTTCAATACTTTGCAATTTAACTTGGCTGTCATTTGGCTGATGAGTATTATTTTATTTGTAATGCTTTACTATGATGTGCTTAGGAAAATAGTGGCTTTTAAAAAGCCATTTTGA
- a CDS encoding carboxypeptidase-like regulatory domain-containing protein has protein sequence MNHKLFFCLLFFINTYAISAQNLSGRLLNENQEPIPYAHIQLDNSSYGTITNDSGFFHLKIKKGYKNLNISSIGYESKSISIQELNFDGMQTFILKSSKISMDEVLVKGTFDSASWYVEKAIKNIRKNYPRRKHSQIAFYREATIRDTTYARMLDAIVFLSERGINRKSEDTRYEILRKRQTKDNRNISWHRSLQNWLYQDLGPYIVNKANPTKPKGTKNSDLNDYLLCNAISDERREHPQRLLYDGFIQENYFEIINQYKSEGKDYVEIKTIIEDTSRLYLWQQIKPVAKMVICKDDYAIVQFEKIQELVEGKERNIFTGQTVSEGIRSHYLIQWKQNPNDGKYYVQYIRDAAVGNNASRIFGVANMKEMYDTGGKTGFVKQVNEWYVIENKDYEKISWRDGAAHDYDIYELEPTKRLGITFDDVNSMPVNPINQKMLNDLTKNNSIDELFTEQ, from the coding sequence ATGAACCACAAATTATTTTTCTGTCTGTTGTTTTTCATCAACACTTATGCCATTTCAGCTCAAAATTTATCGGGTAGGCTGTTAAATGAAAATCAAGAACCCATTCCCTATGCTCATATACAATTAGACAATAGTTCTTATGGCACCATCACGAATGATTCTGGATTTTTTCATCTAAAAATTAAAAAAGGGTATAAAAATTTAAACATTAGCTCGATTGGCTATGAAAGCAAGAGCATAAGCATACAAGAATTGAATTTTGATGGGATGCAGACCTTCATTTTGAAGAGTAGTAAAATTTCAATGGATGAAGTTTTAGTGAAAGGCACTTTTGATTCTGCTAGCTGGTATGTAGAAAAAGCGATTAAGAATATTCGAAAGAATTATCCTAGAAGAAAACACTCCCAAATTGCTTTTTATAGAGAAGCAACTATTCGAGATACTACTTATGCCCGAATGTTGGATGCTATTGTGTTCTTGAGCGAGCGGGGCATTAATAGAAAATCCGAAGATACACGCTACGAAATCTTAAGAAAACGTCAGACCAAGGACAATAGAAATATTAGCTGGCATCGATCCCTTCAAAACTGGCTTTACCAGGATTTAGGGCCTTACATAGTTAATAAAGCAAATCCTACAAAACCAAAAGGAACCAAAAATTCTGATTTAAATGATTATCTATTATGCAATGCTATCTCAGATGAAAGAAGAGAGCACCCTCAAAGATTACTTTATGATGGATTTATACAAGAGAATTATTTTGAAATCATAAATCAATATAAAAGCGAAGGGAAAGATTATGTGGAAATCAAAACCATAATCGAAGATACATCACGATTATATTTATGGCAGCAAATCAAACCAGTTGCAAAAATGGTCATTTGTAAAGATGATTATGCAATAGTACAGTTTGAAAAGATTCAGGAATTAGTGGAGGGAAAAGAAAGAAACATTTTCACAGGGCAAACAGTCAGCGAGGGCATTCGCTCACATTATCTGATTCAATGGAAACAAAATCCCAATGATGGAAAATATTATGTTCAGTATATTCGTGATGCAGCGGTTGGCAATAATGCCAGTCGGATCTTTGGGGTTGCAAATATGAAAGAGATGTATGACACAGGAGGAAAAACTGGCTTTGTCAAACAAGTCAACGAATGGTATGTCATTGAAAACAAGGATTATGAAAAAATCAGTTGGCGAGATGGTGCTGCACATGATTATGATATATATGAGCTTGAACCTACCAAAAGGTTAGGGATTACTTTTGATGATGTTAATTCCATGCCTGTTAATCCGATCAATCAAAAAATGTTAAACGATTTAACCAAAAACAATTCTATAGATGAGCTATTTACAGAACAATAG
- a CDS encoding pyridoxal phosphate-dependent decarboxylase family protein has translation MTSEEFRKHAHSMVDWMADYLDNVEKYPVMAQVKPGEIKAQIPKSFSEKPEAFEAIFKDFENKIMPGITHWESPNFFAYFPASKSKPSILGEMLMSALGTQGMVWLTSPAATELEDRMMEWMRDLLGLSTDWTGSIQDTASTGTFNALITAREKASDFQINEKGFAGMPRYRIYASEQAHSSIDKNVKIAGFGYENLVKIPVDKNFAMISSELEKAIESDLAAGYKPLFILGAMGTTGTTAVDPLDEIGTIAQKHKIWFHVDAAYSGAALICPEMRWMSKGMELADSMVFNPHKWLFVNFDCSLYYVKDPKSLTQAYSITPEYLKTDTDHEVNNYRDWHIQLGRRFRALKLWFMLRSFGAENLRTIIRNHCEWAQWLKSEIEASEDFEMLAPVSVNLLCFRYNDGKMNEQELNAFNEKLLKSINATGKIFITHTKLDGKYTLRLVGGHPELKKDHLERAWELIKEMT, from the coding sequence ATGACCTCAGAAGAATTTAGAAAGCATGCGCATTCCATGGTTGATTGGATGGCGGATTATTTAGATAATGTAGAAAAATATCCAGTGATGGCTCAGGTAAAGCCAGGAGAAATTAAAGCTCAAATACCCAAAAGCTTTTCTGAAAAACCTGAAGCATTCGAAGCTATTTTTAAAGACTTTGAGAATAAAATCATGCCAGGCATAACTCATTGGGAGAGCCCAAATTTCTTTGCCTATTTCCCTGCATCTAAAAGCAAGCCTTCCATTTTAGGAGAAATGCTGATGAGTGCTTTAGGCACACAAGGAATGGTTTGGCTTACCTCTCCAGCGGCTACTGAACTTGAAGATCGAATGATGGAATGGATGCGTGATTTGTTAGGTTTATCAACGGACTGGACTGGCTCCATTCAAGATACTGCCTCCACTGGTACTTTCAATGCGCTAATAACTGCCAGAGAAAAAGCTTCTGATTTTCAGATCAATGAAAAAGGATTTGCAGGAATGCCGCGATATCGGATTTATGCTTCTGAGCAAGCGCATAGTTCTATAGATAAGAATGTGAAAATAGCGGGCTTTGGCTATGAAAACCTGGTTAAAATCCCTGTGGATAAAAATTTTGCCATGATATCTTCAGAACTGGAAAAAGCCATTGAAAGTGATCTTGCAGCTGGCTATAAGCCTTTATTTATTTTAGGAGCTATGGGCACTACAGGTACAACTGCTGTAGATCCATTAGATGAAATTGGGACAATTGCCCAAAAGCATAAAATTTGGTTTCATGTTGATGCTGCCTATTCAGGTGCCGCATTGATTTGCCCTGAAATGCGATGGATGAGTAAGGGAATGGAGTTGGCTGATAGTATGGTATTCAATCCGCATAAATGGTTATTTGTAAATTTTGATTGTAGCCTCTATTATGTTAAAGATCCAAAATCCTTAACTCAGGCTTACAGCATAACTCCAGAATATTTAAAAACGGATACCGATCATGAAGTCAATAACTATCGTGACTGGCATATTCAATTAGGTAGAAGATTCAGAGCCTTGAAATTATGGTTTATGTTGCGAAGCTTTGGAGCGGAAAACTTAAGGACTATAATCCGAAACCATTGCGAATGGGCGCAATGGTTGAAAAGTGAAATTGAAGCATCTGAAGATTTTGAAATGTTGGCCCCAGTATCCGTTAATTTGCTTTGCTTCCGATATAATGATGGCAAAATGAATGAGCAAGAACTAAATGCCTTCAATGAAAAATTATTAAAAAGCATTAATGCAACAGGCAAAATCTTCATCACCCACACCAAACTAGATGGAAAATATACCTTGAGGTTAGTAGGCGGACATCCTGAGTTGAAAAAAGATCATTTGGAACGGGCATGGGAGTTGATTAAGGAAATGACTTAA
- the gldD gene encoding gliding motility lipoprotein GldD — translation MSLFKSIILSIVVSILFLACEADYYPKPNGFNRIDLPDHEYKALPDSFPYSFEYSTHAKILPDSSYIRERYWFALFYPKFVAEVHITYKSLNNNRDSLRANIDDAYKLTTKHQIKASSIQETILMTPTGKKVSIAELKGDVPSQFQFYTTDSTEHFLRGALYFRTATENDSLAPVIEYVKKDIIHSLNTLEWD, via the coding sequence ATGAGTTTATTCAAAAGTATTATTCTGTCAATTGTAGTATCAATTTTATTTTTAGCCTGTGAAGCGGATTATTATCCTAAACCCAATGGCTTCAACAGAATTGATTTGCCCGATCATGAATATAAAGCCTTACCCGATTCTTTTCCTTATAGTTTTGAATATTCTACTCATGCAAAAATATTACCTGATTCCTCTTATATCCGAGAGCGATATTGGTTTGCTTTGTTCTATCCAAAATTTGTCGCTGAGGTTCACATCACTTACAAATCATTGAATAATAATCGCGATAGTTTAAGAGCCAATATTGACGATGCTTATAAATTAACAACAAAACATCAAATAAAAGCCAGTTCAATCCAAGAAACTATTTTGATGACCCCTACTGGAAAAAAAGTATCAATAGCCGAATTAAAAGGAGATGTTCCGAGTCAGTTTCAATTTTACACTACGGATTCCACCGAGCATTTTTTAAGAGGAGCGCTTTATTTCCGAACCGCTACAGAAAATGATTCTCTGGCACCTGTAATTGAATATGTCAAAAAGGATATCATTCATAGTTTGAATACTCTAGAGTGGGATTAA
- the recG gene encoding ATP-dependent DNA helicase RecG — MTSFFKTPIEFLKGLGPQKAAHINKELGIFTYADLLQHYPFRYEDRTKFYKVRELNAEMSNVQVKGQIRSKQLIGAGRKQRLAVQFADETGIMELVWFSGINWISPKLRTGVDYVVYGQPKRFGSKYTMAHPELEILTPAVSQNEFLQPVYSTTETLRKRYLDSKAIFKFQKTLLKEAYNRIPETLPPHILQQYGFLAKRDAVVQIHVPKNQQLLQKARFRMKFDEFFFMQLRLLMQKKVRLEKFKGQLLQKTDLLTEFYQSHLPFDLTGAQKKVIKEIFSDFKSGKQMNRLLQGDVGSGKTIVAFISALIAIDSGAQVALMAPTQILANQHYEGLKEFADKIGVTIALLTGSTKTKARREIHENLKSGELKILVGTHALLEEVVQFQNLGLAIVDEQHRYGVAQRARLWKKNENFVPHVLIMTATPIPRTLSMSVYGDLDISIIDELPKGRKPIKTIHQYDANRLKLNGFLKKEIEKGRQVYVVYPLIEESEKLDLKDLMDGYESIARSFPEYPISIVHGKMKAADKDFEMARFVKGETKLMVATTVIEVGVNVPNASVMVIENAERFGLAQLHQLRGRVGRGAEQSYCVLVTSYKLSKEARTRVETMVRTTDGFEIAQVDMNLRGPGDMMGTQQSGQLDLLIGDLREDEPILSIARQSAQAIIAKDPNLESEENALIRRQVENQKKKNLNWSRIS, encoded by the coding sequence ATGACCTCCTTTTTTAAAACACCCATAGAATTTCTGAAAGGATTGGGGCCACAAAAGGCAGCCCACATCAATAAAGAGCTAGGAATCTTCACTTATGCCGATTTATTACAGCATTATCCTTTTCGGTACGAGGACCGAACTAAATTTTATAAAGTAAGAGAGCTGAACGCAGAAATGTCCAATGTGCAAGTGAAAGGACAAATCCGTTCGAAGCAACTGATTGGTGCTGGTCGAAAACAGCGATTAGCCGTGCAATTCGCTGATGAAACGGGCATTATGGAATTAGTTTGGTTCAGTGGCATTAATTGGATCAGTCCAAAATTAAGAACTGGGGTGGATTATGTGGTTTATGGTCAGCCCAAGCGTTTCGGAAGCAAATACACCATGGCGCATCCGGAATTGGAAATTTTAACTCCTGCTGTCTCACAAAATGAATTTCTACAACCAGTTTATTCTACTACTGAAACTTTAAGAAAAAGATATTTAGACAGCAAAGCGATTTTCAAGTTTCAAAAAACATTGCTGAAAGAAGCTTACAATCGAATACCTGAAACACTTCCCCCTCATATTTTGCAGCAATATGGCTTTTTGGCAAAGAGAGATGCCGTGGTTCAAATTCATGTACCCAAAAATCAGCAACTGCTTCAAAAAGCACGCTTCAGAATGAAGTTTGATGAATTCTTTTTTATGCAGCTTCGATTGTTGATGCAAAAGAAAGTCAGACTTGAAAAATTCAAAGGGCAACTGCTTCAAAAAACAGACCTGCTTACTGAATTTTACCAATCGCATTTGCCATTTGATTTAACTGGGGCTCAAAAAAAAGTAATCAAAGAGATCTTCAGTGATTTTAAGAGTGGCAAACAAATGAATCGCCTCCTGCAAGGCGATGTAGGAAGTGGAAAAACCATTGTAGCTTTTATTTCTGCACTTATTGCTATTGACAGTGGCGCTCAAGTTGCTTTAATGGCCCCCACTCAAATTTTAGCTAATCAACATTATGAAGGTTTAAAAGAATTTGCGGACAAAATTGGGGTGACCATTGCTTTACTAACAGGATCTACAAAAACCAAAGCCAGAAGAGAAATTCATGAAAATTTGAAATCTGGAGAATTGAAAATTTTGGTAGGAACCCATGCGCTACTAGAAGAAGTGGTGCAGTTTCAAAATTTAGGTTTAGCCATTGTGGACGAACAACACCGCTATGGGGTGGCTCAAAGGGCTCGTTTATGGAAAAAGAATGAAAATTTCGTGCCTCATGTATTAATTATGACGGCAACACCTATTCCCCGAACCTTGTCCATGTCTGTCTATGGAGATTTAGATATTTCGATAATAGATGAATTGCCAAAAGGTCGGAAACCCATTAAAACTATTCATCAATACGATGCGAATCGACTGAAGTTAAATGGCTTTTTAAAAAAGGAAATAGAAAAAGGTCGGCAAGTTTATGTAGTTTATCCACTGATTGAAGAATCTGAAAAGTTGGATTTGAAAGATTTGATGGATGGCTATGAAAGTATTGCAAGGTCATTTCCAGAATATCCGATCAGCATTGTACATGGCAAAATGAAGGCAGCCGATAAGGATTTTGAAATGGCTCGATTCGTAAAAGGTGAGACTAAATTAATGGTGGCTACTACTGTGATTGAAGTAGGCGTTAATGTGCCAAATGCCTCAGTAATGGTAATAGAAAATGCTGAGCGTTTTGGTTTGGCGCAGTTGCATCAGCTGCGAGGAAGAGTTGGACGTGGAGCTGAGCAATCCTACTGCGTTTTAGTAACGAGTTATAAATTAAGTAAAGAAGCCCGCACAAGAGTTGAGACCATGGTTCGTACCACTGATGGTTTTGAAATAGCGCAAGTGGATATGAATTTGAGAGGTCCAGGAGATATGATGGGCACTCAACAAAGCGGCCAATTGGATTTATTAATTGGAGATTTGAGAGAAGATGAACCCATTTTATCTATTGCACGGCAAAGTGCACAAGCTATTATAGCTAAAGATCCCAATCTTGAATCAGAAGAAAATGCCCTCATTAGACGACAAGTGGAAAACCAGAAAAAGAAAAATCTTAATTGGAGCAGGATATCATGA